One genomic region from Argentina anserina chromosome 2, drPotAnse1.1, whole genome shotgun sequence encodes:
- the LOC126785064 gene encoding protein DETOXIFICATION 54: MEMATEKDTDFYSHKFPCASQVMEEIRELWGMAFPITAMNCLVFVRAAVSVVFLGRLGSLELAGGALSIGFTNITGYSVLVGLASGLEPVCSQAFGNKNWDLLTRSLQRMVLILVLASIPIAVLWLNLERIMVFAGQDRAITAMAATYCLYSLPDLLTNTLLQPLRVFLRSQKVTKPQMYCTLVAVAFHVPLNHVLVNQMGLGVPGVAVASVLTNLNMVVLMAGYVWWGKGMTVLRWTAGIGEVCGGLGPLLKLAVPSCLGICLEWWWYEIVIIMAGYLPHPTLAVAATGILIQTTSMMYTVPMALAGCVSARVGNELGAGKPYKAKLAAMVALGCAFVIGIINVTWTVILRERWAGLFTEDELVKVLVASVMPIMGLCELGNCPQTTGCGILRGTARPAVGARINLGSFYFVGTPVAVGLAFWLKIGFAGLWFGLLSAQVACAVSILYVVLVKTDWEAEALKAKMLTGVEMGVCNEKDDEENRGLLKNENHHLHDENNTDEFY; this comes from the exons ATGGAAATGGCAACTGAGAAAGACACTGATTTCTACTCTCACAAATTCCCTTGTGCCTCTCAG GTAATGGAAGAAATCCGGGAGCTATGGGGCATGGCCTTTCCTATAACAGCCATGAACTGTCTCGTCTTCGTCCGCGCCGCAGTGTCTGTCGTATTCCTCGGCCGGCTGGGCAGCCTGGAGCTCGCCGGAGGCGCTCTGTCCATTGGGTTCACCAACATCACTGGTTACTCTGTTTTGGTGGGTCTCGCCTCAGGCCTCGAACCCGTCTGCAGTCAGGCCTTTGGTAACAAGAACTGGGACCTCCTCACTCGGTCCCTGCAGCGCATGGTGCTCATCCTCGTCCTCGCATCGATTCCCATCGCCGTGCTGTGGCTCAATCtcgagagaatcatggttttCGCCGGACAGGACAGAGCCATCACCGCCATGGCCGCAACGTACTGCCTCTACTCCCTCCCGGACTTGCTGACAAACACGTTGCTGCAGCCGCTGCGGGTATTCCTGAGGTCGCAGAAGGTGACGAAGCCGCAGATGTACTGCACCCTGGTGGCAGTGGCCTTCCACGTGCCGCTGAATCATGTCCTGGTGAACCAAATGGGGCTGGGAGTCCCAGGCGTGGCGGTGGCGTCGGTGCTGACGAATCTCAACATGGTGGTGCTCATGGCGGGGTACGTGTGGTGGGGGAAGGGAATGACGGTGCTGAGATGGACGGCAGGGATTGGAGAGGTGTGTGGTGGACTTGGACCACTGTTGAAGCTGGCGGTGCCGAGCTGCTTGGGTATATGCTTGGAGTGGTGGTGGTATGAGATTGTGATAATCATGGCTGGCTATTTGCCTCACCCAACTCTGGCCGTCGCCGCCACTGGGATTCTTATTCAGACCACCTCTATGATGTACACTGTCCCCATGGCCCTAGCTGGCTGTGTTTCTGCCAGA GTTGGGAATGAACTCGGAGCTGGGAAGCCATACAAGGCCAAGCTTGCAGCGATGGTTGCTTTGGGATGTGCATTTGTAATTGGTATCATCAATGTGACATGGACGGTAATTTTGAGGGAGAGGTGGGCTGGCCTATTCACCGAAGATGAGCTCGTCAAAGTTTTGGTTGCATCAGTTATGCCGATAATGGGGCTCTGCGAGTTAGGTAACTGCCCCCAAACTACTGGCTGCGGCATCCTACGCGGCACTGCACGCCCAGCCGTAGGTGCACGTATCAACTTAGGTTCGTTTTACTTTGTGGGAACTCCTGTAGCTGTTGGACTAGCTTTCTGGCTCAAGATTGGATTTGCTGGACTTTGGTTTGGTCTGTTGTCTGCTCAGGTAGCTTGTGCTGTGTCTATTCTCTATGTGGTGCTGGTGAAGACTGATTGGGAAGCTGAGGCTTTGAAGGCCAAGATGCTGACTGGAGTAGAAATGGGTGTGTgcaatgagaaagatgatgaagaaaacaGAGGTTTATTGAAGAATGAAAACCATCATCTTCATGATGAGAATAACACGGAtgaattttattaa